In Ktedonobacteraceae bacterium, one DNA window encodes the following:
- the mnmA gene encoding tRNA 2-thiouridine(34) synthase MnmA codes for MARIVVAMSGGVDSSVAAALLKEQGHEVIGIMLRLWSEPGVIEDDGVERVVQNKCCSLEAVDDARRVARKLDIPFYLVNVEQEFKDNVVDYFYQEYVAGRTPNPCLTCNRHIRFTLLLNRALALDADYLATGHYVRVDDHPVTGKRRLRRAIDRDKDQSYVLHVLNQQQLAHACFPLGPYTKPQVRAMAAERGLSVATKAESQEICFVAQNDYRGFIDRYSATLPEEREPVGMPTGTMARANSVITIPRPGPIYDLSGKTLGRHRGLAYYTIGQRKGLGITSSEPLHVIKIDADQNALVVGPAEALLKDSCTVGKMHYISGETPTGPFQAFVRIRYKAPEQEALVTPLEGNRALVTFTRPQRAITPGQAAVFYGGEDGDEVLCGGLIE; via the coding sequence ATGGCAAGAATAGTCGTCGCAATGAGCGGCGGCGTGGATAGTTCAGTAGCCGCCGCACTACTTAAGGAGCAGGGACACGAGGTCATCGGCATTATGCTTCGCCTCTGGTCCGAGCCGGGCGTCATAGAGGACGATGGCGTCGAACGAGTCGTGCAAAATAAATGCTGTTCGCTCGAGGCCGTCGATGATGCAAGACGCGTGGCGCGTAAGCTCGACATACCCTTTTACCTGGTCAATGTAGAGCAGGAGTTCAAGGATAATGTGGTAGATTACTTCTACCAGGAATATGTTGCCGGGCGTACACCCAATCCTTGCCTGACGTGCAACCGCCATATTCGCTTCACGCTCCTGCTGAATCGCGCATTGGCGCTGGATGCCGACTACCTGGCGACAGGACACTACGTGCGCGTCGACGATCATCCCGTTACCGGCAAGCGCCGCCTGCGTCGCGCGATAGACCGTGACAAGGATCAGTCCTATGTCCTGCATGTTCTCAACCAGCAGCAGCTTGCGCATGCCTGCTTTCCACTAGGGCCATATACGAAGCCGCAGGTGCGCGCTATGGCGGCAGAACGCGGCCTCTCAGTAGCAACCAAGGCCGAGAGCCAGGAAATCTGCTTCGTTGCTCAGAACGATTACCGTGGCTTCATTGATCGCTACTCGGCAACCCTGCCTGAGGAACGCGAACCGGTAGGAATGCCCACCGGTACAATGGCGCGTGCCAACAGCGTTATTACCATTCCCAGACCCGGCCCGATCTACGACCTGAGTGGAAAAACGCTGGGACGCCACCGCGGGCTGGCTTACTATACCATTGGACAGCGCAAGGGACTCGGAATTACCTCATCGGAACCTTTGCACGTTATAAAGATTGACGCCGATCAGAACGCGCTGGTGGTCGGACCGGCAGAAGCCCTGCTGAAGGATAGCTGTACCGTTGGTAAGATGCACTATATCAGCGGTGAAACGCCAACCGGGCCATTTCAGGCATTCGTGCGCATACGCTACAAGGCGCCCGAACAAGAAGCGCTGGTCACGCCCCTGGAGGGAAATCGTGCCCTGGTAACTTTTACACGCCCACAGCGTGCCATCACTCCTGGACAGGCAGCCGTTTTCTATGGCGGCGAGGATGGTGATGAGGTGTTGTGCGGAGGATTGATTGAATGA
- the lepA gene encoding translation elongation factor 4, protein MTDQAHIRNFCIIAHIDHGKSTLADRLLEFTGTVSKRELTEQILDQMDLEREKGITIKAQAVRMLYNALNGEQYELNLIDTPGHVDFTYEVSRSLAACEGALLVVDATQGIEAQTLANMYLALEADLNIIPIINKIDLPSAEPERVMQEIEDVIGIPKDECILASAKEGTGTQDILEAVIHRIPPPRGNVHRPLRALVFDSHYDSYKGVIAYVRIVDGELQEGQRIVMMATGSSTEILEAGYFQPRLISAHALTTGEVGYIATGFKNVKDCRVGDTVTVPPALGQVEALPGYKPAKPMVYAGIYPVEGNEYPLLRDALDRLKLNDASLFYEPETSTALGFGFRCGFLGLLHMEIIQERIEREYNLDILATAPSVEYYVTKRNGEVLKIDNPSTMPDPGEIEKIEEPWMDISIFTPARYIGTIMDLVTTRRGTFSEMKYIDTERVLLTYGIPLAELITDFYDQLKSRTQGYASLDYTLGRYQEADLVKLDILVNSVPVDALSLIIHRDKAYAQGRLLVEKLRRLIPRQLFEVPIQAAIGSHIIARETVKAMRKDVLAKCYGGDVTRKRKLLEKQKEGKKRLKMVGNVEIPQEAFMAILSLEE, encoded by the coding sequence ATGACGGATCAGGCTCATATTCGAAATTTTTGTATTATCGCTCATATAGATCATGGCAAATCAACGCTTGCCGACCGCCTGCTGGAATTTACGGGAACCGTTTCCAAGCGCGAACTGACAGAGCAGATACTCGACCAGATGGACCTGGAACGAGAGAAAGGCATTACGATCAAAGCACAGGCCGTGCGCATGCTCTATAACGCGCTTAACGGGGAACAGTACGAGCTGAACTTGATCGACACTCCCGGGCATGTCGATTTCACCTATGAAGTTTCGCGCAGCCTGGCAGCTTGCGAGGGAGCGCTGCTGGTTGTCGACGCGACGCAGGGGATCGAGGCGCAGACGCTCGCGAATATGTATCTTGCGCTCGAAGCCGATCTGAATATCATTCCCATAATCAACAAGATCGACTTGCCCAGCGCCGAACCCGAACGAGTGATGCAAGAGATCGAGGATGTGATTGGCATACCTAAAGACGAATGTATTCTCGCCTCAGCGAAAGAGGGTACCGGCACGCAGGATATCCTGGAGGCCGTTATCCATCGCATTCCCCCTCCCAGAGGCAATGTACACCGGCCACTGCGCGCACTCGTCTTCGATTCCCACTACGACTCGTACAAGGGCGTCATTGCCTACGTGCGTATCGTCGATGGGGAGCTGCAGGAAGGGCAACGCATCGTCATGATGGCAACCGGCAGCAGCACAGAAATACTGGAAGCAGGTTACTTCCAGCCGCGTTTGATTTCAGCACATGCTCTGACAACAGGCGAAGTGGGCTACATTGCGACGGGCTTCAAGAATGTGAAGGATTGCCGCGTCGGCGATACGGTAACGGTGCCCCCGGCACTGGGCCAGGTCGAGGCGCTGCCAGGTTACAAACCGGCCAAGCCAATGGTCTACGCGGGCATCTATCCAGTTGAGGGCAACGAATACCCTTTATTGCGTGATGCGCTGGATCGCCTCAAATTGAACGACGCCTCGCTCTTCTACGAGCCGGAAACCTCCACTGCGCTGGGCTTCGGCTTCCGCTGCGGCTTCCTGGGGCTTCTCCACATGGAAATCATCCAGGAACGCATCGAGCGGGAATACAACCTGGATATCCTGGCGACCGCCCCAAGCGTAGAGTACTACGTCACCAAAAGAAACGGCGAGGTCTTGAAAATAGACAATCCGTCCACGATGCCCGATCCAGGAGAAATTGAGAAAATCGAAGAACCATGGATGGATATTTCCATCTTTACACCTGCCCGCTATATCGGCACCATCATGGACCTGGTCACAACCAGGCGCGGCACCTTCAGTGAGATGAAATACATCGATACGGAGCGTGTTCTGCTGACCTATGGCATCCCACTTGCCGAACTGATCACCGATTTCTACGATCAGCTCAAATCGCGCACGCAGGGCTACGCCTCACTGGATTACACCCTTGGCCGCTATCAGGAAGCCGACCTGGTGAAACTGGATATCCTGGTCAATTCGGTACCTGTGGACGCGCTCTCATTGATTATCCATCGCGATAAGGCTTACGCGCAGGGACGCCTGCTTGTGGAGAAACTGCGCCGGTTGATTCCCCGCCAGCTCTTCGAGGTGCCAATCCAGGCAGCTATCGGCTCGCATATCATAGCACGCGAAACGGTTAAAGCGATGCGCAAGGATGTGCTGGCGAAGTGTTATGGCGGCGACGTGACGCGCAAGCGCAAGCTGCTGGAGAAGCAGAAAGAGGGTAAAAAACGCCTCAAAATGGTAGGGAATGTGGAAATTCCGCAGGAGGCATTTATGGCGATTTTGTCATTGGAAGAATAG
- a CDS encoding diguanylate cyclase, translating into MMNNSTCHPAEWQTHLPGPASISRKNRHPLLALSIGKRLTLGMLIPIIAVLLALGSIGVQTNQLLSNVSIFNQHLLHASTSLNESVATLQQTHTNILGYLNDVGKPQVIVETLREDRTTTLYYIAHYDTTLSTYLQQDVLYRYPDLAGLVRKAGYSAQLAEQRIRSNEAMQTWQAYKSSLEQIIAAISDNNLSKASNIESRVTEPTYAGAMTSLLILIQFTENLVPAVHAATIVEEEQLLLVMSLSALSLLLGIAIVAWLVSRTVVRRLHRLRAVVQEIEQGEFSARITVDGRDEIALIFHAVNTMLDTIVGLLEKTRQQRDELAKGEELKQLHEELRQEHEALNTANMRLAALATTDPLTELPNHRALQGLLEQECERARRYGHPLSVLFFDGDRFKQVNDTYGHAVGDTVLRELGARARTVLRAGDTVGRFGGEEFLVLLPETNEQEAKVVAERLRSAVAAHPFASHEVKGGIAATVSIGLATYPTDGQTASELREQADQAMYWAKRLGRNQVRTAVEAARANCNAALKAATARELERSELVAPDGRDLMQQMRAEQLGLIYSLMGVLDWRQPGMSEHAHEVSDLVAGMARILQLDQERTLRAATAAFLHDIGKIALPDRLLQQPREHFSAQEWRLLHQHAELGATIVEASPWLSDLAPAIRHHHERWDGSGDPDKLAGEAIPLEARMITLAEAYHAMITQQPYQAARSPEDALAELERQSGTQFDPALIPIFREVLKNRQAQVSPMQQSKHSDLFLPV; encoded by the coding sequence ATGATGAATAACTCTACCTGTCATCCTGCCGAGTGGCAAACGCACCTGCCCGGTCCGGCCAGCATCTCGCGCAAAAACCGGCATCCCTTGCTTGCCCTATCAATTGGCAAACGCCTGACGTTGGGTATGCTCATCCCAATCATAGCGGTTTTACTCGCGCTGGGCAGCATTGGTGTACAAACCAATCAACTGCTCTCAAACGTTTCGATATTTAACCAGCACCTCTTGCATGCCTCGACGTCCCTCAACGAATCTGTCGCGACATTGCAGCAGACTCATACAAATATCCTGGGATATCTCAATGACGTGGGCAAACCTCAGGTGATCGTGGAGACCTTGCGTGAAGACCGGACAACAACGCTCTATTACATAGCACACTACGATACCACCCTCAGCACCTACCTGCAACAGGATGTCCTGTACCGGTATCCTGATCTTGCCGGGCTTGTGCGAAAGGCGGGCTATAGTGCTCAGCTTGCCGAACAACGCATACGATCCAATGAAGCCATGCAAACCTGGCAAGCGTATAAAAGCTCGCTCGAGCAAATCATAGCGGCGATCTCTGATAACAATCTGAGCAAGGCATCCAACATCGAGAGCAGGGTGACGGAGCCAACATATGCGGGCGCAATGACTTCCCTGCTCATCCTGATTCAATTCACAGAGAATCTGGTTCCCGCGGTCCATGCTGCTACAATAGTCGAGGAGGAGCAGCTCTTGCTGGTAATGAGCCTCTCCGCGCTCAGCTTGCTGCTCGGAATCGCCATAGTGGCCTGGCTTGTCTCCAGAACTGTGGTGCGTCGCCTGCACCGCCTCCGGGCCGTCGTGCAGGAGATCGAGCAGGGAGAATTTTCCGCGCGTATTACTGTGGATGGACGTGACGAGATCGCTCTGATCTTCCACGCCGTGAATACCATGCTGGATACAATTGTCGGCCTGCTGGAGAAGACCAGGCAGCAGCGAGACGAACTGGCGAAAGGCGAGGAACTCAAACAGCTGCATGAGGAATTGCGGCAAGAACATGAGGCGCTCAATACTGCTAATATGCGGTTAGCGGCCCTGGCAACTACCGATCCACTGACTGAGCTACCCAATCACCGCGCGCTGCAAGGCCTGCTGGAGCAGGAGTGCGAGCGAGCCAGGCGTTATGGGCATCCGCTATCTGTATTGTTTTTTGACGGCGACCGCTTCAAACAGGTGAACGATACGTATGGACACGCTGTGGGGGATACCGTGCTGCGCGAGCTGGGAGCGCGCGCGCGGACGGTATTGCGGGCCGGGGATACTGTGGGGCGTTTTGGCGGCGAAGAATTTCTGGTTCTCCTACCCGAAACCAATGAACAGGAGGCAAAGGTCGTTGCCGAACGCTTGCGAAGCGCGGTAGCAGCTCATCCATTCGCTTCCCATGAGGTCAAGGGCGGAATCGCGGCTACGGTAAGTATAGGGCTGGCAACCTATCCCACCGATGGTCAAACCGCCAGCGAACTTCGCGAACAGGCGGATCAGGCCATGTACTGGGCCAAGCGCCTGGGACGCAATCAAGTACGTACCGCAGTTGAGGCCGCACGAGCCAATTGCAATGCTGCGCTTAAGGCCGCTACAGCCAGGGAACTGGAGCGCTCGGAACTGGTCGCGCCTGATGGACGCGACCTCATGCAGCAAATGCGCGCGGAACAATTGGGCCTGATCTATTCATTGATGGGAGTACTCGACTGGCGCCAGCCTGGCATGAGCGAACATGCCCACGAAGTCAGTGACCTGGTAGCGGGGATGGCTCGCATCCTGCAACTTGATCAGGAACGCACCCTACGAGCAGCAACGGCCGCTTTTCTACATGACATCGGCAAGATCGCTCTACCTGATCGACTACTGCAACAGCCGCGAGAACACTTCTCGGCTCAAGAATGGCGCCTGCTACATCAGCATGCTGAGCTTGGAGCCACGATTGTGGAGGCCAGTCCCTGGCTCAGTGACCTGGCACCGGCAATCCGGCATCACCATGAACGCTGGGATGGCTCGGGCGATCCCGACAAGTTAGCCGGTGAGGCGATTCCACTGGAAGCCCGGATGATTACGCTAGCAGAAGCGTATCATGCCATGATTACCCAACAGCCTTATCAGGCTGCCCGGTCACCTGAAGACGCGCTGGCGGAACTGGAGCGCCAATCTGGCACACAGTTTGATCCCGCGCTCATTCCCATATTTCGAGAAGTGCTAAAGAACCGGCAAGCGCAAGTAAGTCCCATGCAACAGTCGAAACATTCCGACTTATTTCTTCCCGTCTAG